The following proteins come from a genomic window of Gynuella sunshinyii YC6258:
- a CDS encoding endo-1,4-beta-xylanase — protein sequence MAGDESVSLEISDNTVGTWIASTSMQGYTVNRRTVCCIHEQAGQRAFNLLVEDQSVVNAIDLYSEVGHDKANTISVDNVHVVNGELTISLKMLIDNGTIAGFAVYSPDGALGDIDIEPTGVFVGNITTRSQVRSDFTHCWDQITPKNEGKWGSVEHNRDQYNWAPLDRIYEYARANNIPVKAHILVWGSQCPSWIGENCSGSALSASELRAEIEEWIRDDCTRYPDMQFIDGVNEATPGHAAAGYAKKAFGNNWIIRSFELAAQYCPNFKQLQRP from the coding sequence ATGGCAGGCGATGAGAGCGTCAGCCTCGAAATCAGTGACAATACCGTTGGGACATGGATAGCCAGCACCAGTATGCAGGGCTACACGGTGAACAGGAGAACTGTGTGTTGCATTCACGAACAAGCCGGTCAACGCGCCTTTAATCTACTCGTCGAAGACCAGTCCGTGGTAAATGCCATCGATTTATACAGTGAAGTCGGCCATGACAAAGCCAATACCATATCGGTTGACAACGTGCATGTCGTGAATGGCGAACTTACCATTAGCCTGAAAATGCTGATTGACAATGGCACAATCGCGGGGTTCGCCGTATATTCGCCAGACGGAGCTCTCGGCGATATAGACATTGAGCCCACGGGCGTATTTGTCGGTAACATCACGACCCGTAGCCAGGTACGTTCCGATTTTACGCACTGTTGGGATCAAATCACTCCAAAAAACGAAGGTAAATGGGGCTCCGTTGAACATAACCGCGATCAGTACAACTGGGCACCATTGGATCGAATCTACGAATATGCTCGCGCCAATAACATTCCCGTTAAAGCACATATCCTTGTTTGGGGCAGCCAGTGCCCAAGTTGGATCGGCGAAAACTGCTCGGGTAGCGCATTATCTGCCAGTGAATTAAGAGCAGAAATCGAAGAGTGGATTCGCGACGACTGTACTCGTTATCCAGATATGCAATTCATCGATGGGGTAAACGAGGCGACGCCGGGGCATGCAGCCGCGGGCTATGCCAAAAAAGCGTTTGGTAACAATTGGATAATCCGTTCGTTTGAACTGGCGGCACAATATTGTCCCAATTTTAAACAACTACAACGTCCTTAG
- a CDS encoding DUF7674 family protein — MDEKKPIVESFLREICDLFPDVSAAIDKRMEFLGYGAQDFMYTEKMETFSQFTTNAIKRFDERTVKAHFEYMSNKLKQASKVEAEYIDVYYVESLMWDIKDKKAKQWGWSLLPNNLRALYREMWGDSDF, encoded by the coding sequence GAGAAATCTGTGACCTATTCCCTGATGTTTCTGCGGCGATAGACAAGAGAATGGAGTTTCTCGGTTATGGTGCTCAAGATTTTATGTATACCGAGAAGATGGAAACATTTTCTCAGTTCACAACGAATGCAATTAAGAGATTCGATGAAAGGACGGTAAAAGCACATTTCGAATATATGTCTAATAAACTTAAGCAGGCATCAAAAGTCGAAGCTGAGTATATTGATGTTTACTATGTTGAATCTCTTATGTGGGACATTAAAGATAAGAAAGCCAAACAATGGGGCTGGTCGTTGTTGCCAAATAATTTAAGGGCACTATATCGTGAAATGTGGGGTGATTCCGACTTTTAA